The Aquila chrysaetos chrysaetos chromosome 11, bAquChr1.4, whole genome shotgun sequence sequence GAGGCCAGGAGCACCCCTGAGCCCCCCCAAGGCAGATGCCGGCAGGGGTGCAGGGCAGGCGGGTGCTGGGTCCcactcccagctctgcctctgctcctggggGCAGCAGGAAGAGGGCAGCGGGGGGGTCCGGTGGGCTCTCCCACACCTGGGACCTGCCAGCCTAAACCCGCAGTAGTGGGGGCACTGCGTCCCGCTGCTCAGCGTGACCGTGGTAGGCTGGAGGTGCCCCCCCCCGCTGTCATCCCCCTCGCTGCCACCCCTCGGGGCTCACTGGGTGCCAgcacctgcagcccccagcagccaACAACGACAGCAGCTAAAAATACCTTGCCGGCAGCAGGGCAGCCCCGTGCGCGGGAAGCTgtgggcagcgggggggggggcgtgcgGGGCTATTCTCAGAGGGCTGCGGGACTATTCCTGGCCGGTCAATATTGATTCAGCCAGCTCAGGTGCAACAGCTCAGCCCGGCAGCACCGTATTTAGGGCCCGGTGGGAGGCGAGGCGGGCGGCTGAATCGGGAGCATTGTCCGAGGGAGgaagagggcagggagaggatgTGAGCTCTGTAATCTTCAGCGAGCGGCTCCCGGCAGCGGCCCGGGAGAGGGGCACACCCCGGGCCTGCCGCCGGCTGAGGGGTGGCCAGCCAGAGCCGCTGGGCTGCACGGAGCGTCTGCCCTGCGGATGGAGGAATGGGGACAGAACGCGTGCCggcagctcctggcaggagtgggggggtgtgtggggcaCAGGGGGGCGGCTGCCGGTCCTGGCTCCTGCAGTCTCTGAGCTGCTGGGTGACCGGCTGCTGTACGAACAGACACCGAGGGCTCCAGGTGGCAAAGCAGGTCTCAGGCAGCTCCCCGGTTCCCTGCCTGTTCTAGGCACCTTGGAGTGGTCCGGGAGAGCCCGGGGCTGGGTGCCTCCAGCCAAATAGCTCTGCATGCACCTGAGCCCGCATCAGTAAGCGGAGGAGAGGGCGAGAGGCTGGTTGTCCCCGTTCACTGCTCTGGGACGTGCCTGTCCCCTCTGGCAGCTCCCCCAGGGCTGCATCACCAGCCACAGTGCAGCCCCCCCACGCCAGCACGTTGGGAGCTGCACGAAGAGCTGAAAAACCACAGCGAGAGTGCTCAAAGACAGATGCCGCGCCAGGGTTTATTTCCATaggtgcaggcaggggctgagcaGGACTCGTCATGGCTGCCCCGTGCCCAGGAGCCACCCGGGCAAGGCTGGGCTGcggcaggctgggagcagccccgTGTGCAAGGTGACAGTAGCAACTGGGAGCACAAGAGACCCTGCCAGCCTGCGCACCCCAGCTCTTAGGGGATACTGCTGCCCTGTGGTGCCTGGGAAGCAAGTTGGGGACGGGCAGGGCTCTGCATGGGATCAACACTGCTCGCTGCAGCTACAACCCTGCATAGGTGAAGTCGGTGTCACTGCTGCCATCACAGGTGCCTGAAGTCCTGGAGGGCCACCCGGGCAGCATTACGTCCTGCTGCTCCCatcactcctcctcctgcaaGAGAGCAGAAATGGGGAGTggtgggcagccccagccccaggagatGGGGCCCAGGGCTGCATCAGCGGAGCTgccccacctccctgcccatgcgagggcagagaggggagtggataccccccccgccccatgcTGCCCTTGCACCTCTTCCACatgcccctgccctcctcctgcagccccccaggagGTTTctggctcccagccctgctcaccaGGATGGGCTCCACTTCCACACAGGTACAAGCCGGGAATTGGGGACCGGTAGCCTGAGTAGGATGGTACCGGCCGGGCAAAGTACAGCTGGTCCAGAGACATCCCTCCGTGGAAGATGTTCTGCAAGCAGAGCTCTGCGTAAGCTGGCTGTGCCTGGCCCAGGGCTGTGTGCCCACCAGTGCTGGCACCAGACTGATACTCAGAGCTGAGCCCGCATGGTACCCACCCCGCCGGGCAGCCCGAAGATCCTCTCCAGGTCTGGTGGTGTCAGGATGTCCCTGCCGATGACGGATGCCTTGAACCCCGGGGCATAGGCTTCTATGCAGTCAAACACTAGAGGAGGGTGGAGGGACTGGCCGGCAGCTTGGGGGGACATGTTGGCTGCCCCCTGAGCACCTCCAGAGTGGCTCTGCCCACAGGCAGGGACCAGCGGTCCTGGTGTTACCTGGGTCCGTGTATGCATTACTTACCCACGTCCACATATGCATTACATACCCGTGTCTGCGTATGCATTTCTGGCCTGCTCATCCCAGGGCCGCCCACCCGCCAGCACAGAGGGGGTGTACTGGGTGAAGAGGGACACGACATGGCAGCCCCTTGGGGCCAGCCCTGGGTCCAGCGCCGAGGGGATGCAGAGCTCGATCATGGGCCTGGGGGAGCAGGGCATCagctgggcaggcagaggggagaCCCAGCCACCCCAAACCTCTTCCCCCAGCATCACCCGCCATGGCTGTCCTACCCTTTCCCCAGGGCACTGAGGTGTGCCAGTGCAGGCTCCTACCTGCTGGAGGGGTGCCCGTGGGTGGCCTCAGTGAAAGCCTGGTGCAGGAGGTGGGTGCCCTCGCAGTTGAGATGGATGGAGCACTGGtggtggggcaggggctggccgTCACGGGCATTGGGGGCAGCCAGGAAGCTGGGCAGCCGATCCACCGCCACTGGGCACAGGACGGGGGGACAGGGGAGGCAGGGTGCAGCCTCTTGCTGAGCCCGGTGCCAGCGTCCCTCCAGCAGGGCTGGCGACGGAGGCGGCCCCACCAGTACCTACCATTGATCTTGGTGACAGGGGAGCGCGTGTCAACCTGCTGGATCTGCTGGACAAAATCCTTCGGCAGCTGCTCCTGGGGTGGGAGATGCCAGTGCAGAGGCTGGCTGTGAGGGGGCACTGTGGCCGGGGGCACGCTGCCACATCAAGTCCCCACCGGCCCCACGTGCCCTGTACCTGGGAGATGAGCTCCAGGAAGGTGATTTGGGGGGAGGCGTTGGACAGCACCAGTTTGCTCCTCACCTCCGTCCCGTCCTGCAGCGTGACGCCCTGTGCCCGCCCGTCCCTGCCCACCAGCACGTGGCACACCGCCTGGGCAAGCGGAGGGGACAGGACTTCACCAAGAGCATCCCCGCTGCCTGCAGGCCGGCCAGGCAGCTCCCTGCGCCCAGACACCCCATACCTTCTCAGCAAAGATGTGGGCTCCCCGGGCAGCTGCTGCACGGGCGATGGCTTGGGACAGggcccccatcccaccagccaCGTAGCCCCAGGCCCCCCGCTGTCCCTCCAGCTCACCCATCACATGGTGCAACAGCACGTACCTGCGGTGGCAGGACCACAGGTTAGCCTTTGGCCAAAGGGAGGGGTCTGTCACCTGCATGGGCATAGTGAGGGTGGTGCCATGGCCCCCATAGATAGGACCATGCCAGCTCATAGGATGCCAACTTAGTTACAGGGAGCACCCACCGGCCGGGACTTGACCCAGCCTGGGGACCAAGGTGTCCAACCAGCAAAGGGGCAGGTGGGGACCACTCAGGAGAGACATATAGCAGCGATGCGGGGCAGCCCCTTGCCCAGCCCCAACCCCTGGGCCACCCCGGCAAGGCCGAGCcggtggcaggagggagaggcagTGGGGCAGGGCATGGGGTACTGGGGCGCAGCAGAACCAAGGAGCTGTTGGCACAGAGGATGGCATGAGGAGACGGTGCAGCCGTGAGCCCCAGGGATAGGGACCCTCACCCGCTGCCAGGAGTGTGGGGGCTGGCCATGGCTCCAATCACCGCGTCAGTAGCCAGAGTTGCCTTCAGGGGCTCCGACTCAAACCATTGATCCAGGATCTGGCCCAGGAGAAAAAGAGCACGAGGCTCAGGGTGGGGGGCTGCCGCAGTGCCCTCGCAGGCAGGCAGCGAGGCAGCCGGTGGCTCCACACCACTACTGCTGGCGCTCACCTTGGAGATGGGGGCTGTGAGCACCTCGTAATAGcggggcagctgctgccccagtgCCAGCCCTGGGGATGGAGAAGAGGTGTGAGACCTGCATGGCTCTGCCAGGGCCAGCTGCCCATGCctggctgggttttgggggtcaGGTGGTGGGACCAAGGTGGGCAAGCCTGCCAGAGCCTACCAGCCCAGCTGGTGCTCCTGAGAAGCCTGTGTCCTGGGAAGGGGCAGCTCTGCATTGCCTGCCCCAGGTGCAGGCAAATACCCTTTGCCATTGGGGGCCTTTGGCATCCCAGACGTACCTGCCCGCAGCAGGGGTTGGAGGGCTCGCAGGGCCCTGAGCcgctggagcagggagccctgccccagggcagctGTATCCACCGGCGGGGCATCCAGCAGCGGGTCGAGGGCTGACACCAAGCCCCCCATGAACGCTTCGTACTCAGGGTAAGCCTGAAAAGGGGATAGAGGGGGGACAACAGGGACTGCGCCACAGTGGGTGCAGTGGATACTCCAcccaggagcatccctgccACTCCGAGGGCAGGGCAGGCCCTTGGGACCTTTGCCATGCTGGGTGCATGCCCCTGTGGTACCTGGGCATCCTTCTGGGAGAACTGAGCGATCTGCCGCTGGGTCTGGGCCATGTTGTGCCCCAGaaggagggagcgggggggggctcCTGTCCTCTAGGAGCGGGGTGAAGGAGTAGGGGTCCCGCGGGAGCACCCTCAGACCGTGCCGCTGCAAGACAAGGATGGCAGGACCCACCCTGCGGGGACAGCTTGGCAGCAGGCTCACCCCGTCAGCATGCCGGCAGGGGCCGGCAGCCCGGCGAGGGACGGGTGCCGGtacctgcagctccagctcGGTGTAGATCTGCGGCCGCAGCAGGCTGAGCAGGTATGATGCCCGGGAGAACTTGAAGCCTGGAAGACGTGGGACAGTGAGGGGTGCCCGTGCCCAGGGCTggccaggggcagggggggcaaGGGTCGTGCAGGGGTACCTGGCACGATCTCCTCCGTGACGGCCGCGCCGCCCAGCACGTGGCGTTTCTCCAGCACGGCCGTGCgcacccctgcctgctgcaggtaGGCAGCCTGCGGGGAGCACGGCATCGCGCTGCCCGTCCATACAGGTGGAAGGTATCTTCATCACCCCGAGCACCTTCTTGCACGTGGTGCCCCCCTCAGCAGGGAGGGCCccgctccccacagccctgtgggagcccccagccccatgggcaCTGCCACCAAGACCCTCCCTTGCCCACAGCGTAGACCCTCCCGGGTTCCCCACTGTCccctggggatggaggagacAGCACCCTGCTCTTGGTACTCACTGCCACCAGCCCGTTGTGCCCTGcaaggagagagggaggtgAGCAGAGCCCGGCGTCAGGGCAGTCCCACAGCACAGAGCACCCTGCCACACCTGGGGCACAGGGCTGCCACAACCCCCCGAATAACAGGGTTCTGGACATGGGGATAGAGGTGACAGGGAGCATCCTCCCCTGGCCCTAGAGCCCTGGCCCTAATAgcgcaggggaggggggaaagaggTGCTCAAGGCAGATgccccagctgtgctctgcatgcTGGGGGGCTGCAATGTGTGCCTGGCCGTGCCAGAGTCCTGTATCCTCCCTGGCACAAGGAGCATGCCAGGGGTCTGCAACGTGCCCACCACCTCTGTGGTCCCCACCTGGCCACCAGCCCTCCATCTGCCCCAGGGGAAGGGCACCTGGGGGTCCCTGCTAGCTCCCCGCAGCCCAGCACTGGGTCCCTCGCCTTGTGTTACCTGCCCCGATCACCACCGCGTCGTACTCCCGCTGCAGCTGGTCTGCTGCCCCGGCGTGGGCCAGCCGCGCTCCCGACAGCCCCGGGGACAGatgccagccccacagccagtGGGAAGGGCAGCCCGTGCCCAGTCTTGCCCAGAGCCCAGCTGTCCTCACCCCGCAGTGCCTGGCCATGGCTGCCCTGCGCCCGGCAGCCTGGACTTTGCTTTCGTGGCGGAACTTTTCCCAGAGCTTCCGGGCacggggaggggacggggggcCAAGGCAGGGGACGCCTTGGCGCAGGGCCGGACGCTGTGTCCCAGGGCTTGCGGGCACACACCAAGCACTGCCCTGCCGGTGCTGCCCACAGCAAGGCGGTCACCCTGGCAGACTGTTGCTGGGGGCTTGCGGCGGGGCTGGAGACCAGCCCCAGTGCTGAGAAGGCGacagggccagatcctgccagGTGCTCCCCAGCCTGTACCCCAGGAAGGtgctgggcaggcaggcagggcctGAGAGGCCCCCCAGCCCCTGttctgctccaaggaggaccCAGGTGCACATGGCTGGGGTGATGGGCCAACAAACACTGCAGGACAGGAGCTTGGCTCCCCTCAAGCATGCAAGCCCCAAGCACAGCCCTGAGAGCAGTGGGAAAAGGGGCAGCTTGAGGGTGAGCTTGGCCCCAAACTCAGCGCTGTTGCTTGGCAGGGCAAATTCCTGTCCAGCAGGACGGGGCAAAGGCCCTGCTGTGGTCCAGTGCTCCCTGAACCattgtccccagccccagcgaGTGGCACAGCGGGGACCGGAGTCCCTCTGGGCTGGCCCCAtccccagctgtgcccagggGGGTTTGCATGTGCAAATGTGCCTGGGAAACCCATTAGCTGCTTCAGCTTTACCCCCTGTTCACAGCTAAGCTCAGCCCTGTGGCTGACTGGTGGCTGGGAGCCCGGGTGCAGGGAAGGGGGTGCAGGACAGGCTGCACCTCCCCAGTGCCTGCCAAGCCCCGGAGGGCCCCAGAGCTGCCATTTGGGGATGAGGGGGAAGGGGCACACACCCCGGGCCATTCCTCTACGCAGGTTTGGCTACACCATTTTGTTCTCCGGCCAAAGCCTGGCGGTGATGCCAAGCCAATGCTATAAATCCTACTTTGGAAACGCACTTTTCAGCGAGATGGTGATTTGCCAACAACCTCTCAGCCCCACTCTCCGCCTGTCCCTGGAGGCTGCTGGGTGCCAGCGAAGcccgcggggagcggggaggcagGCAGTGCCAGCCCCAGCCGGGCTGGGGAACAGGAAGGCTGCCcgtggctgcctgcagccacagccGACGACGCACAGACACTGAGAAAGCAGCCCAGGCGCCGGGAACACCCACACACCCGCTTTAATCCTGGCCCCGAGGTGGCTGGAGGCAGgtcagagcagggggatgcggGAGGGCTCCCAGAGGCGCCGGGCCAAGTCGCAGGCCTGCTGGACCACGAGCTCAGAGGGGATGATGCCCAGGTGCACGGTCAGCAGCTCGTAGCACTTCACCACCTCTGCCTGGTGGTTCTTGCTGTAGTAACGCAGCAGCTTCCTGGGGAGAAGACAACAGGGGGCTTGGCAGGCACAGCGCAGACCGGCACCCTCTTTCTAACCACCTTCCTCCTAGAAAGTCCCTGGCAAGGACAGAGCGCCCGTCCACTGGCAGGACCATGGCAACAGGCTGGGGAGATGGGCTGGTGCAACCCCAGTGACACCACAGCACTGGGACCACCCTGCAGCAACATCCCAGCGTGGACAGCATCGCCCACAGGGACCCCCGTGCTAGCACAGCCCCGGGCCCTCGTGCCAAaccgcagggctgggggctgctcacCTGTAGTAGTCTCCTGCCAGCATCCCAATGGGAGCAGAATCATCGGAGAGAACTGGCACCTCCATCACCTCCAGCTTGTAGCCCTGGGGAGAGATGACAGCAGAGGACAGGAGCAAGGAAGGGATCGCTGAGGAGCCGGAGCCGGCTGTGTCTACAGCCCTGTTCTCTGCCCCCAGAaggtgctgggggagaggggctcAGCCCCTTCCTGGCCCCACATACCAGCTCGTTCTCAAACCAGAGGAAGTAGGAGCAGCAGTAGTCGCCATCCTGCAGGACGAGTGTTGTGTAGCCCTTCTGCAGGTACCGCCGGGCCAATGCGATCAGCGACCAGACCTGAGGGACAAGGGGCACCTGAAGCCTGAGCAGAAAACCCTCCAACTGTCACCCACTCCTGTGATCCCCATCCCACCCCTAGCCCCACGAGCAGTACCTTCTTCTTGATGAAGGTGGCCAGGGGGCCCTTGCCCAGCTCTGAGCTGGACTTCTCTGTCAGGCTGAGCGATGGTGCCATCATCTGCCCGGCCGTGCGGTCCACATAGATGAAGTGCACCAGGCCAGGAAAGTCCTCCAGGTACGTGGGATGGGTTAAGGGTGTCCAACAACTTTGGTACCCTTCCAGGACAGCCCGAGCCTGGGGGAAACCGCCTTCACCCACCACACTCATCCCCTTAAACCCAGTGCTTGGGGGACAGGGCCCAACTCCCACCTCTGCTACCCCCTTGGGGACCCCTCCTCGCTGGGCTGGGTTCCCAGCCGCAGGGACGGGTATGACACCATGGTGATATTGCGCCTGCTCTTCACCAGCAGAAAGTCCCGCCagtccagcagcttctccctgccGAGAAGAGGCGCGATGAGAGGCCGGGACCCCCTAAGCCCCACCACAGCTGAGTGTGGGGCAGCCCCCCGGGGATGCCGGCCACCCCCATGCACTCACCTCATCAGTTTCTGGGCACGGTCCCGCAGCCCCTGGGACAGGCTGTGGCCAGTGGAGGCCAGGAAGAGCTGGCGAtacacagagcagagctgccgcTTCACATTGGccactgcctgcagcagcctgagCCAGGAGACACAGACGGTGCCGAGTTTGGCCCCTGGGTCCCCAGCGCCATAGGGACAGCTGTGCCGCCCCCCAGGCTGGGAAaggtccctgcctgccccggaGACTTTCTCTGGCCACCCCATACTCACTCCAGGGAGCTCCCAGGCTCGCTCCGGGAAAATATCTTGTTCTTGAAGTCCACCCAGGTGTTCTGCAACTAGAGAGAGAGAGGGCTCAGTGTCAGGCTGCGGGGACAGCAGGACAGGGTCCTCGCATCCACACTCCCACCTGGATGTCCTGCCCGCTCAGCTTCTTCACAAACTTGTCCATCCGC is a genomic window containing:
- the PYROXD2 gene encoding LOW QUALITY PROTEIN: pyridine nucleotide-disulfide oxidoreductase domain-containing protein 2 (The sequence of the model RefSeq protein was modified relative to this genomic sequence to represent the inferred CDS: deleted 1 base in 1 codon); its protein translation is MARHCGVRTAGLWARLGTGCPSHWLWGWHLSPGLSGARLAHAGAADQLQREYDAVVIGAGHNGLVAAAYLQQAGVRTAVLEKRHVLGGAAVTEEIVPGFKFSRASYLLSLLRPQIYTELELQRHGLRVLPRDPYSFTPLLEDGAPPRSLLLGHNMAQTQRQIAQFSQKDAQAYPEYEAFMGGLVSALDPLLDAPPVDTAALGQGSLLQRLRALRALQPLLRAGLALGQQLPRYYEVLTAPISKILDQWFESEPLKATLATDAVIGAMASPHTPGSGYVLLHHVMGELEGQRGAWGYVAGGMGALSQAIARAAAARGAHIFAEKAVCHVLVGRDGRAQGVTLQDGTEVRSKLVLSNASPQITFLELISQEQLPKDFVQQIQQVDTRSPVTKINVAVDRLPSFLAAPNARDGQPLPHHQCSIHLNCEGTHLLHQAFTEATHGHPSSRPMIELCIPSALDPGLAPRGCHVVSLFTQYTPSVLAGGRPWDEQARNAYADTVFDCIEAYAPGFKASVIGRDILTPPDLERIFGLPGGNIFHGGMSLDQLYFARPVPSYSGYRSPIPGLYLCGSGAHPGGGVMGAAGRNAARVALQDFRHL